The proteins below come from a single Arthrobacter sp. B1I2 genomic window:
- a CDS encoding hemerythrin domain-containing protein, with protein sequence MVSLTDDRGQAMTDFFTMRPGETAPPLPAGPILCGGTAGMRRIHRFFLWAYGEAPGLVRSAAAGDTARAAYVGEVLGNFDKVLHIHHEGEDLLMYPQLKERAPACALHIGQMLDQHRQVTQRLEAIEPVRLRWMRTADEEQAAELAARYEDLSSVLNTHLRREVTEMMPVADRVMTEKEMKEAGQHGIQELDKKFLVGYLGMVLATNPPADRKELFKEIPPPVRLAYRLVGRRLYRKQYATLFPGRPIPETL encoded by the coding sequence GTCCCGGTGAGACCGCCCCTCCCCTCCCGGCGGGACCCATCCTGTGCGGCGGGACTGCGGGTATGCGGCGCATCCACCGCTTCTTCCTCTGGGCTTACGGCGAAGCGCCCGGGCTGGTGCGTTCTGCCGCGGCCGGCGACACGGCCCGCGCCGCCTACGTGGGGGAAGTACTGGGGAACTTCGACAAGGTGCTGCACATTCACCACGAAGGCGAGGACCTGCTGATGTACCCGCAACTGAAGGAGCGGGCGCCTGCATGCGCCCTGCATATAGGGCAAATGCTCGATCAGCACCGACAGGTCACCCAGAGGCTCGAGGCAATCGAACCGGTCCGGCTGCGCTGGATGCGGACGGCGGACGAGGAGCAGGCTGCGGAACTTGCTGCCCGCTACGAGGACCTGTCCAGCGTCCTCAACACGCATCTGCGCCGCGAGGTTACGGAGATGATGCCAGTTGCGGACAGGGTGATGACTGAGAAAGAGATGAAGGAGGCCGGGCAGCACGGGATCCAGGAGCTCGACAAGAAGTTCCTGGTGGGCTACCTCGGCATGGTGCTGGCCACGAATCCTCCGGCGGACCGGAAGGAGCTGTTCAAGGAGATCCCTCCCCCGGTCCGGCTCGCCTATCGCTTGGTGGGGCGGCGCCTGTACCGGAAGCAGTACGCAACGCTCTTTCCGGGACGCCCGATTCCCGAGACGCTGTAG